Genomic DNA from Chlorogloeopsis sp. ULAP01:
TTTGGTACTGAAATATTGGGTATTAAGATTTCTTTATTCCTAGTCCCTAATCCCTAATCCCTAGTCCCTAATCCCTAGTGTTCCCTTAGCAAGACGAAATTAACACTTAGCAACCAAAAAAAGCTTTAGCGGCATTGCAGTCTAATTGAATTTGTGTTTTTAAGGCTTCTAGATTAGGAAATTTTTGTTCCGGGCGTAAGAATTTTTCTAGCTGCACAGTTAGCTTTTTACCATATAAGTCACCAAACCAATTGAAAAGATGTACTTCCACTGAGATTTGAGTACCATTTACCGTGGGGCGATTACCTATATTCATTACACCTAAATAGCCATTTCCATCGAGTTCTAGAGTCTCATCAGTGATAAAGACACGCACAGCGTAAACACCTTGGAGGGGTAAAAACTTATCTTTGGGCAATTGTAGGTTGGCGGTGGGAAAGCCAATTGTTCTGCCAAGTTGTTGGCCTTTAACTACTGTACCGATGAGAGAGTACGGACGCCCCAATAGTTTGTTTGCGTATTGAAGATCGCCGCTACTGAGGGTCTGACGAATCAGTGAACTGCTAATGGGAGCCTCAGGAAAAACTTCCTCAGAACAACTTTCTAAGGGGACTATGGTAACTGGAACGCCGTGCTTGGCAGCGATTACTTGCAAATCTTGAGCAGTACCAGTGCGTTTAGAACCAAAACGAAAATCTTGCCCAACACTAATTTGTACTGCTTGCAATTGCTCAATGAGAATTTTTTCTACAAATTCTTCGGGAGTCAAAGCGCATAACTCTTTGTCGAAAGGCAATAGTACCAGTTGTTCCACCCCAAGCGATCGCAATTGTTGGACTTTTTCATCTAGCGGCGTCAGCAAAGTACGGGGTTGACCGGTAAAAAACTCTTGTGGATGAGGATTAAAGGTGACAACTGTCGAGTAGATGCGATCTTTGGATGTCACGGAGGGTGAAAATGTTTTTATGTCCCCACCTTCCCGTGTTCCTATGTCTTCCAAAATTGGTTGAATAACCTGTCGATGACCGCGATGTACACCGTCAAATTTCCCAAGTGCCACAGCAGTTGGCACTAGAGCTAATTCGGTTGAAGAAGTAACCCACACAGAACACCCATTTTGAGACAGATTTAGCACGTCGATTCTGGGATTTGAGGTTTGTTCGGCTTTTGGCCAACCCTACGGGAAGTTGCCCTGGCGGGTCTTGTGTCTAGCCTCAAAAGACCACTTTTAAGGTTGATTGTACTATCAGCTTTTGCCTAATAACTAACTTTGCAAAGCCAATAGCCAACTTTCACCAGACGTTTAGAAGTCATCCAAGCGTAGGGTAAGCCTCTGATCACCAATCTAATCTAAAATTTGTAATTGCTCCGAAAGTAAAATCTATGCAAAAAACTTACTAACAGGAAAAGATTCTGATAAGCTAACTGAAATCGGAACCTGAAGCTCCATTCCTTCGCGTGCCATGATTGCACGAGGAAAGATTTGACGTGCTTCTTCTCCCACACGATCCAAAAAATCATCATCATGAGCTGGATCGTGGTGAAAAATTACCAAATTTTTAACATTAGCCGCTTTGGCAACCTTTACAGCTTCTTGCCATGTAGAATGTCCCCAACCGATTTTTGGTCTAGTTGGTGAATGATATTCCTCGTCCGTGTAGGTGGAGTCGTAAATTAGAATGTCGGCATCACGAGCTAGTCGCAGAACATTTTCATCTAACCTGTCGGGGAAATGTTCGGTATCGGTAACGTAAACAGCAGTGCCGCCACGCCAGGTAACTCGATATCCCACGGCTTCACCCGGATGGTTTAAAGGTGCTGTCTCAACGGTGATGTCATCGATTTGGATGGATTGGCCTGGTATGACGTTACAAAAATCCAAATTTGCCTGCATGATTTGTAAAGGTACTGGAAAATTTGGATGCAGCATCTGGTCATTAAGACGCTGTTCGACTGTGGAACCATCAGGAGCGATCGCGCCATAGATATGAAAAGTATTTCCTTTCACAAACCCCGGTGTAAAAAAAGGAAAACCCTGCATATGATCCCAATGGGAGTGGGTGAAAAATATATGAGCTTCTATCGGCATTTTGGACAATAAAGATTGCCCCAAAACATGCAGCCCAGTACCACCATCAAAAATTAAATGTTTGCCGTCCACTTGCATCTCGACGCAAGAGGTATTACCTCCGTAACGGACGGTGCTAGGCCCAGGGCAGGGGATACTGCCGCGAACGCCCCAAAAATGCACTTTAAATTGATTTTCTATCCTGGACATGGGTGTTGGCTTGCAAAGATTGAGCGGGCGAGCAATATAAAGATGTTACTTAACTGGTAACGTTTATGCTGTCTCACCATTGTTGGCAGATTGTTACTCTACTGGTAACTCATTATACTTTTCTCTAGCCGAATTTACTCAATTTAAGTAAGACATCCAAAGAACTTGATTGAAAGTTTTTGGCTTTCTTATAGGGTCAATGGTCAGTGATTTTCTACGTTATAACTTATATTTATTTGTAATGCATTTAACTCAGTTATTACGGTAATTATTCTTGCCATACCTTACGGAAAGGTAAAATTCCATTGAGATAAATCATGCAACCCTGTTACGTAGGTGAGATTATATTGCAATGGAGTTATACTAATGTAGTTTTTGCGGATGATGTGTACATCCATGGGTAAATTTTGAGGTAAATTTAGACCTGTTGGTGGTTCCACATCTTCTAAAACTTCTCCTGTTAACCAGTAATAAGTTTTACCACGTGGGTCAATTCGCTTGTCGAAAACATCTACGTAGCGTCGTACTCCTTGGCGGGTGATGGCAACTCCCGCAATTTCTTCCCACTTGACAGCAGGAATATTAACATTAAGCAACATCAAATCAGGAAGAGGCTTTTTCGCTATCTGTTCCACTAGAATATTGGCAAATTTAGCTGCGGGTTGAAAATCTTTGGACGAGAAACTAGCCAAACTCAGTGCCACACTGGGAATGCCTTCAATTAAGCCTTCCATTGCTGCGGAAACAGTACCAGAATAGAGAATTTCTGTTCCCAGGTTCGCACCTTGATTAATTCCAGAAAGAACTAAATCGGGAGGAGAGTCAAGCAAAGCCCACAATGCCAATTTTACACAGTCAGAGGGAGTACCATCACAAGCCCAAGCTTTAACGGTGGGATGAAAAATCGACTCGACTATTTCGGCACGAATTGGTTGGTGTAGGGTTAATCCATGACCTGTGGCAGAACGTTCTCTGTCTGGACAAACTACGCTAACTTCATGTCCTGCTTGGGCTAAAGAGTTAGCGAGTGTCCGAATACCTAAAGCATAAATACCATCATCGTTACTAATCAGCAATTTCATGTTTCATTCGTAAATATAAATACTCACTAATCATTAAGTCATTAGTCAACGCTCATGAATCAATTGTCAATGTTATGTGTCACAAGTACGGAATAAAAATATGCTTATCTACATCAATCACCTCTAAACTGATATTAGTGCGTTGGGTTTCAACCATTGCCTTTGATGCACAATTGGCTTATTAATTAATTTGATTAGTCTTTTGTCATTTGTCCTTTGTCATTAGTCCACAGTTAATGACCAATGGCTAATGACCGATGACCGATGACCGATGACTATTGACTATTAACTATTGAGTAATGACAAGTAACTTAGAAGCTCAACTTTTGGCATTGCGAGAGGAAGGAGAAAAGGCGATCGCAGCTGCCGACACCCTAGAAAGCTTAGAAGAACTGAGAGTCAAGTATCTTGGCAAAAAAGGTAGCCTCTCAGTGCTTTTGGGCGGCATGGGCAAACTTCCAGCAGAAGAACGACCAAAAATAGGGGCTGTTGCCAATACAGTTAAAGAAGCCTTGCAAACAAGCCTTGATCGGCAACATACAGCCTTGGAAGCAGCAAAAATTCAGGCACAGCTAGAAGCTGAAACTCTGGATGTGACAATGCCAGGAATTTACTATCCCCAAGGTCGAGTTCATCCGATTAATGGCATGATCGACAAGGCGCTAGATATCTTTGTGGGTATGGGCTACACAGTGGCTTCTGGCCCAGAAATGGAAACAGATTACTATAATTTTGAGGCTCTAAATACTCCACCCGATCACCCTGCTCGCGATATGCAGGATACTTTCTACCTACCAGATGGCAATTTGCTGCGGACTCATACCTCGTCGGTACAAATTCGCTACATGGAAAACGAAGAACCACCGATCCGCATTGTTGCCCCTGGCAGAGTCTATCGGAGAGATAACGTAGATGCTACTCACGCGGCAGTTTTTCATCAAATCGAACTTTTGGCAATTGACGAGGGACTGACTTTTACCGACCTCAAAGGTACTATTAAGGTATTTTTGCAGGCAATGTTTGGTGAGTTACCGATTCGCTTCCGTGCTAGTTATTTCCCGTTTACCGAACCATCTGCTGAGGTTGATTTGCAATGGAATGGTCGCTGGTTGGAAGTTATGGGTTGTGGTATGGTCGATCCAAATGTCTTAAAAGCTGTAGGTTACGATCCAGAAATTTATACAGGCTTTGCCGCCGGTTTTGGTGTGGAGCGCTTTGCAATGGTGCTACATCAGCTTGATGATATTCGGCGCGTGTATGCCAGCGATTTACGCTTTTTAAGGCAGTTTTAGAAATCGACCACAGATGGACACAGATAAGCACAGATAAATCATCGGTGTGCATCTATGTTTATCGGTGGTCGTTATTACCATAAAATTGAATTTAGACGTGAATATAGTCATTAGTCTTTAGCTAATGACTAAAGACCAAGGACTAATAACAAAGGATTATTGACAATTATCACAATGTCCGCAGCGCCAATTAGCTGCTTCTTTTTCAAAACCAAAAGCAGATAATAAAAATTGCCAACGGCACTGTTTGCTAGTGAGGTATTTATTCATCTGTGTAGCTGTTTGGAGTTGTGTAAGTGAGCTACTTTTCGGACTACTAACAATTGTGTAGTGGAAAGGGTCAATCCACTTTAGCTGACTGCAACTGTGTAAGAGAGAAAGAGTAATAGCACCATCGGGAAATTGTCGGGCTACTGCATCTACTTCTCCTGTTTTTGGTAGTTTGTTGATAAATCGTCGTGCTTGTAGGTGTTGCGGTCGCACTTTTTCCTCAAAAAATTTCTGTCTTTGCTTATCTTGTGGATCTAACCACCCTGTCGGTTCACTGATTAACGTTAATGCTTGGGCTGGTTTACCATCCCTTCCGGCACGTCCTATTTCCTGCACGTATTCTGATAACAACAACGGTGCGTGAAAGTGAATTACCCAACGGCAATCTGGTTTATTTATTCCCATGCCAAAGGCAGAGGTACAAACTACAAAAGGTATTTTTCCTCCTAACCAGTCACCTTCTACAGCGCGGCGTTCCTCAGCGCTCAGTCCCGCATGATAACTAGCTGTAGTATAACCCATTTCTTGCAGCCATATAGCTAAATTCTCACTATCTCGTCTGCTGCGAACGTAAACTAATCCCGTGGTTTGCTGTCTTTGTTGGATAAATTTTAATAATTTTTGCTTTCTGCCTCGTGGTGTCCAAACTATCTGGACTGTGGGGCTAAGATTGGAGCGATAAGGATTCAAACGGAAAATTGTTGGTTGGTGTAATTGTAAAGTTTCTTGAATGATTTTTTGGGCTAGGGGATCGGCGGTGGCAGTAAAGGCAGCTAGTACTATTTTTGTTCCTGGTGGTTTTAATTTTAGCAATGCTGGTCGCACTGCCCCAATTCTTCGATAAGCAGGTCGAAATGTCTCTCCCCACTGCACTAGGCAATGGGCTTCATCCAAAATTAAACCATTGATTACAAGTTGCGGCTGACATAATCTTTCCCACACGGGCTTGCTGAGTAAAGTTTCGGGCGATAAGTAGAGTAATCTTAGCTTTTGTTGTTCTAATGCCTTAAGAATTTGTCGCCGTTGGAAAGAAGACAATTCGCTGTGTAATAACTCTGCACTTAAATTGCGATCGCGTAGTTCTTGCACTTGGTTTTCCATCAATGCCACCAAGGGTGAAACTACCAAAGTTAGCCCTGTTTGTAATAAAGCTGGAAGTTGAAAGCAAATTGATTTGCCCCCACCCGTTGGCATAATAATTAGTGCGTCTTTTTTCGCCAACAAACTGCGGATAATTTCTCCCTGTGGTGGACGAAAATCTTCGTAACCCCAGATTTTTTGAAATGCAGCCCGAACTTCATTCCAGGATGTAGGTGCAGAGTTATTCATAAGTAGTAGTAGATGGGCTTGATTTTGAATATATCCTCTGCTGTTGAGTTACTGGTTCAGTAGTTTTATCAGTTATTTATATGTTTATAGGATTTTGATAAATGTATAAAAAGCGAGTATACTCTAGTGCGATCGCTTTTATTCAAATTTTTATTGAAGTTAATTGCTTGGCTTTTTAAATGAGTACAACTCATCCTGACTATCTATTCCAATCACTTCCATCTCATTACTTTTATCAGTTTATGTGTCACAGATTTAAAGTTCGTTTTGGTAAGCCAGAGAAAGGTAGTATAACTGTGGACATAAAAAGTATGGAACAGCAGCTATTATTCATAGCTTCTTCAATACCTTACAATTCATTTTTTGAACTTGTGGATGCACTTATAGTATTAATAAATGGTTATAGTCAAACAATTGTAAGATGGAATACTGAACCAATAGAATATGAATTTAATTTATCTAGAAATAATGATGAGATAACTTTAGAAGTTGTGAGATTTCCTGATAGTCGGAGAATTCAATCTCAAGGTGAAGTTGTATTTAGAATAAATGACTCATACGAATTAATAGTGTTACCTTTCTGGCGTGCATTACGTCAGATGGAATTTTGTGACAATTTTGAAGAGCAATGGGGGCGAACATGGCCAAAGCGAGAAATGACGCTTCTAAACAAGCTGATTAAAGGGTTCAGGCGTTGTACTAATGAAGCGTAATATATTTAAAGTGTCTGTAA
This window encodes:
- a CDS encoding bifunctional riboflavin kinase/FAD synthetase; this encodes MLNLSQNGCSVWVTSSTELALVPTAVALGKFDGVHRGHRQVIQPILEDIGTREGGDIKTFSPSVTSKDRIYSTVVTFNPHPQEFFTGQPRTLLTPLDEKVQQLRSLGVEQLVLLPFDKELCALTPEEFVEKILIEQLQAVQISVGQDFRFGSKRTGTAQDLQVIAAKHGVPVTIVPLESCSEEVFPEAPISSSLIRQTLSSGDLQYANKLLGRPYSLIGTVVKGQQLGRTIGFPTANLQLPKDKFLPLQGVYAVRVFITDETLELDGNGYLGVMNIGNRPTVNGTQISVEVHLFNWFGDLYGKKLTVQLEKFLRPEQKFPNLEALKTQIQLDCNAAKAFFGC
- a CDS encoding MBL fold metallo-hydrolase, with the translated sequence MSRIENQFKVHFWGVRGSIPCPGPSTVRYGGNTSCVEMQVDGKHLIFDGGTGLHVLGQSLLSKMPIEAHIFFTHSHWDHMQGFPFFTPGFVKGNTFHIYGAIAPDGSTVEQRLNDQMLHPNFPVPLQIMQANLDFCNVIPGQSIQIDDITVETAPLNHPGEAVGYRVTWRGGTAVYVTDTEHFPDRLDENVLRLARDADILIYDSTYTDEEYHSPTRPKIGWGHSTWQEAVKVAKAANVKNLVIFHHDPAHDDDFLDRVGEEARQIFPRAIMAREGMELQVPISVSLSESFPVSKFFA
- the surE gene encoding 5'/3'-nucleotidase SurE — protein: MKLLISNDDGIYALGIRTLANSLAQAGHEVSVVCPDRERSATGHGLTLHQPIRAEIVESIFHPTVKAWACDGTPSDCVKLALWALLDSPPDLVLSGINQGANLGTEILYSGTVSAAMEGLIEGIPSVALSLASFSSKDFQPAAKFANILVEQIAKKPLPDLMLLNVNIPAVKWEEIAGVAITRQGVRRYVDVFDKRIDPRGKTYYWLTGEVLEDVEPPTGLNLPQNLPMDVHIIRKNYISITPLQYNLTYVTGLHDLSQWNFTFP
- the pheS gene encoding phenylalanine--tRNA ligase subunit alpha, whose product is MTSNLEAQLLALREEGEKAIAAADTLESLEELRVKYLGKKGSLSVLLGGMGKLPAEERPKIGAVANTVKEALQTSLDRQHTALEAAKIQAQLEAETLDVTMPGIYYPQGRVHPINGMIDKALDIFVGMGYTVASGPEMETDYYNFEALNTPPDHPARDMQDTFYLPDGNLLRTHTSSVQIRYMENEEPPIRIVAPGRVYRRDNVDATHAAVFHQIELLAIDEGLTFTDLKGTIKVFLQAMFGELPIRFRASYFPFTEPSAEVDLQWNGRWLEVMGCGMVDPNVLKAVGYDPEIYTGFAAGFGVERFAMVLHQLDDIRRVYASDLRFLRQF
- a CDS encoding ATP-dependent DNA helicase RecQ; translated protein: MNNSAPTSWNEVRAAFQKIWGYEDFRPPQGEIIRSLLAKKDALIIMPTGGGKSICFQLPALLQTGLTLVVSPLVALMENQVQELRDRNLSAELLHSELSSFQRRQILKALEQQKLRLLYLSPETLLSKPVWERLCQPQLVINGLILDEAHCLVQWGETFRPAYRRIGAVRPALLKLKPPGTKIVLAAFTATADPLAQKIIQETLQLHQPTIFRLNPYRSNLSPTVQIVWTPRGRKQKLLKFIQQRQQTTGLVYVRSRRDSENLAIWLQEMGYTTASYHAGLSAEERRAVEGDWLGGKIPFVVCTSAFGMGINKPDCRWVIHFHAPLLLSEYVQEIGRAGRDGKPAQALTLISEPTGWLDPQDKQRQKFFEEKVRPQHLQARRFINKLPKTGEVDAVARQFPDGAITLSLLHSCSQLKWIDPFHYTIVSSPKSSSLTQLQTATQMNKYLTSKQCRWQFLLSAFGFEKEAANWRCGHCDNCQ